A window of Acropora muricata isolate sample 2 chromosome 3, ASM3666990v1, whole genome shotgun sequence contains these coding sequences:
- the LOC136911802 gene encoding malate synthase-like isoform X2, with amino-acid sequence MRWPYGIEVTGEVKPEYRQILSHEALEFLADLHRSFNYQRKKILRKRMEIQEAINAGQPITYPEAHHEKDWKVAAVPHDLQMRHVEITGPTDRKMVINALNSGADMYMADFEDSLSPTWKSIVEGQINLLEANRKTISFINPDGSERRLKEKTACLLVRVRGWHLDEKHILCDGEPMAGALVDFGLYFFHNVHIRLAQGSAPYYYLPKMETHQETRLWNDVFKSAQDYMKVPQGTIRATVMVETLLAGVNLEEMLYEIKEHCCGMNAGRWDYIFSAIKRLSRRPDSVLPDRNMVTMTVPFMRAYTERLVQVCHQHGAHAMGGMAAFIPSRKDENVNKVAFEKVRQDKEREVADGFDGTWVAHPDLVSFAKEIFMKGLRGASHQKHRLREEVNVKAEEILSVSVPGGKITEEGVRVNINVALQYLNSWLLGVGAAAIHNLMEDAATAEISRAQLWQWLRHGVRLEDGRAFTPALYKTIHKEELEKLGGTSKGRLGQASQLVDKLVLSDEFEEFLTIPAYEMLDNPHAKL; translated from the exons ATGAGGTGGCCATATG GAATTGAAGTTACTGGAGAAGTAAAACCAGAGTACAGACAGATTTTGTCTCATGAAGCCCTGGAGTTTCTAGCAGACTTGCACCGAAGTTTTAACTACCAGAGAAAAAAGATACTAAGGAAACGGATGGAAATTCAGGAAGCGATTAATGCTGGCCAGCCAATCACATACCCTGAAGCTCATCATGAGAAGGACTGGAAAGTAGCAGCTGTCCCTCATGATTTACAAATGCGACACGTGGAGATCACTGGACCAACTGATCGCAAGATGGTTATTAATGCCTTAAACAGTGGTGCCGATATGTACATGGCTGACTTTGAAGATTCTCTTTCTCCTACTTGGAAAAGTATTGTTGAGGGCCAAATAAACCTCTTAGAAGCCAACAGGAAAACAATCAGTTTTATTAATCCAGATG GCTCAGAGCGACGTTTGAAGGAGAAGACAGCCTGTTTATTAGTCCGTGTGCGAGGCTGGCATCTTGATGAGAAACACATCCTTTGCGATGGTGAGCCTATGGCTGGTGCACTTGTGGACTTTGGTTTGTACTTCTTTCATAATGTCCACATAAGACTTGCTCAAGGCTCTGCACCTTACTACTATCTTCCAAAAATGGAGACTCACCAGGAAACAAGACTCTGGAATGACGTGTTTAAGTCAGCTCAAGATTACATGAAAGTGCCCCAAG GAACAATTCGTGCTACAGTGATGGTGGAAACCTTGCTTGCAGGAGTCAATTTGGAGGAGATGCTCTATGAGATCAAGGAGCACTGCTGTGGAATGAATGCTGGTAGATGGGATTACATATTTTCAGCAATCAAGAGGTTGTCAAGGAGACCAGATAGTGTACTTCCTGATCGTAACATG GTAACAATGACTGTACCATTCATGCGAGCTTATACAGAACGTCTTGTTCAAGTCTGTCATCAGCATGGTGCCCATGCCATGGGTGGGATGGCAGCGTTTATTCCAAGTCGAAAAGATGAAAATGTGAACAAGGTGGCCTTTGAGAAGGTTCGTCAAGATAAAGAAAGAGAAGTTGCTGATGGCTTTGATGGAACTTGGGTTGCACATCCTGATCTTGTGTCCTTTGCAAAGGAAATTTTTATGAAG GGTTTGCGTGGTGCCAGTCATCAAAAGCACCGCCTACGTGAGGAGGTTAATGTGAAGGCTGAAGAAATCCTCTCTGTCTCTGTACCAGGGGGTAAAATCACAGAGGAAGGAGTGAGAGTCAACATCAATGTTGCCCTGCAGTATCTTAACAGTTGGCTTTTg GGTGTTGGAGCAGCAGCTATTCATAACCTAATGGAAGATGCAGCTACAGCAGAAATTTCAAGAGCTCAGCTGTGGCAGTGGCTAAGGCATGGTGTACGGTTGGAGGATGGGCGTGCATTTACTCCTGCACTTTACAAGACAATACACAAAGAAGAACTTGAGAAGCTCGGAGGAACATCCAAAGGTCGTTTGGGACAGGCTTCTCAGCTTGTGGACAAGTTGGTCCTATCTGATGAATTTGAAGAGTTTCTGACAATTCCTGCCTATGAAATGTTGGATAATCCACATGCAAAGCTGTAG
- the LOC136911804 gene encoding isocitrate lyase-like: protein MYSKQQRFLGIKRNYSPEDVERLRGSLKIEYTLAKRGSKKLWDYLTRGGASYINALGSLTGGQAVQMAKAGLKAIYLSGWQVAGDGNLAAQTYPDQSLYPSNSAPKLVERINNAFVRADQIAHMEESERHIDYFLPIVADCEAGFGGPLNAFELTKSMIAAGAAAVHFEDQLASEKKCGHMGGKVLVPTQQFIKVLNAARLAADVLDVPLVIVGRTDANAAALVTSDIDPYDQPFLTGQRTPEGFFRTRAGLDQAIARGLAYAPYCDVVWCETGKPNLEEARRFATAIHARYPGKPLAYNCSPSFNWKANLSDAEIAVFQRELGKMGYRFQFVTLAGFHSLNHAMFKLARDYRDNGMSAYTKIQEDEFRQSKNGFTAHKHQREVGTGYFDQVSMAISGGQSSTTALKGSTEEEQFTQKSFAISKL from the exons ATGTACTCCAAACAACAGCGATTTTTGGGCATCAAAAGAAACTACAGCCCAGAAGATGTAGAAAGACTCCGTGGCTCACTTAAAATCGAGTACACACTTGCGAAGCGAGGCTCCAAAAAACTCTGGGATTACTTGACTCGTGGAGGAGCATCATACATCAACGCTCTCGGGTCACTCACTG GTGGTCAGGCAGTACAAATGGCAAAAGCAGGGCTGAAGGCTATTTATCTTAGTGGATGGCAAGTTGCTGGGGATGGCAATCTTGCGGCACAGACCTATCCTGATCAGAGTTTGTACCCTTCAAATTCAGCCCCCAAACTTGTGGAACGCATTAACAATGCCTTCGTCAGGGCAGATCAGATAGCCCACATGGAAGAATCAGAGAGGCATATAGACTACTTTCTACCCATAGTTGCTGACTGTGAGGCTGGATTTGGAGGACCACTAAATGCCTTTGAATTAACCAAGTCAATG ATTGCTGCTGGTGCAGCTGCAGTGCACTTTGAAGACCAGCTGGCTTCAGAGAAGAAGTGTGGTCATATGGGAGGAAAGGTTCTTGTGCCAACTCAACAGTTTATCAAGGTCTTAAATGCTGCTCGATTGGCAGCTGATGTATTGGATGTTCCACTTGTTATTGTTGGACGCACTGATGCCAATGCTGCTGCCCTTGTGACATCAGATATTGACCCCTATGACCAACCATTTCTGACAGGACAAAGAACTCCAGAGGGATTCTTCCGTACTAGAGCTGGATTGGATCAAGCCATTGCCCGTGGTCTTGCATATGCACCCTACTGTGATGTAGTATGGTGTGAAACAGGGAAGCCCAATTTGGAAGAAGCACGGAGATTTGCCACTGCCATCCATGCACGCTACCCTGGTAAGCCTTTAGCATACAACTGCTCTCCATCATTCAATTGGAAAGCCAATTTGAGCGATGCTGAGATTGCTGTGTTCCAGAGAGAGCTAGGGAAAATGGGTTATCGATTCCAGTTTGTTACCTTGGCTGGCTTTCACTCCCTCAATCATGCAATGTTTAAGCTTGCACGAGACTACCGTGACAACGGAATGTCTGCCTACACTAAGATCCAAGAAGATGAGTTTAGACAATCTAAAAATGGATTTACTGCCCATAAGCACCAGAGGGAGGTGGGTACAGGTTATTTTGACCAAGTTTCAATGGCTATCAGTGGAGGACAAAGTTCAACTACTGCACTGAAAGGATCAACAGAAGAGGAACAATTCACCCAAAaatcttttgcaatttcaaaACTGTAA
- the LOC136911802 gene encoding malate synthase-like isoform X1, with protein sequence MRWPYEFTNKFMAVRRAVLSAPLWPIFAQRRWKSLQSVIHPFPPKFGKGIEVTGEVKPEYRQILSHEALEFLADLHRSFNYQRKKILRKRMEIQEAINAGQPITYPEAHHEKDWKVAAVPHDLQMRHVEITGPTDRKMVINALNSGADMYMADFEDSLSPTWKSIVEGQINLLEANRKTISFINPDGSERRLKEKTACLLVRVRGWHLDEKHILCDGEPMAGALVDFGLYFFHNVHIRLAQGSAPYYYLPKMETHQETRLWNDVFKSAQDYMKVPQGTIRATVMVETLLAGVNLEEMLYEIKEHCCGMNAGRWDYIFSAIKRLSRRPDSVLPDRNMVTMTVPFMRAYTERLVQVCHQHGAHAMGGMAAFIPSRKDENVNKVAFEKVRQDKEREVADGFDGTWVAHPDLVSFAKEIFMKGLRGASHQKHRLREEVNVKAEEILSVSVPGGKITEEGVRVNINVALQYLNSWLLGVGAAAIHNLMEDAATAEISRAQLWQWLRHGVRLEDGRAFTPALYKTIHKEELEKLGGTSKGRLGQASQLVDKLVLSDEFEEFLTIPAYEMLDNPHAKL encoded by the exons ATGAGGTGGCCATATG AATTTACAAACAAGTTCATGGCTGTGCGACGGGCAGTCCTGTCAGCCCCTTTGTGGCCAATCTTTGCACAGAGAAGATGGAAGAGTCTGCAATCAGTAATTCACCCGTTCCCCCCAAAATTTGGGAAAG GAATTGAAGTTACTGGAGAAGTAAAACCAGAGTACAGACAGATTTTGTCTCATGAAGCCCTGGAGTTTCTAGCAGACTTGCACCGAAGTTTTAACTACCAGAGAAAAAAGATACTAAGGAAACGGATGGAAATTCAGGAAGCGATTAATGCTGGCCAGCCAATCACATACCCTGAAGCTCATCATGAGAAGGACTGGAAAGTAGCAGCTGTCCCTCATGATTTACAAATGCGACACGTGGAGATCACTGGACCAACTGATCGCAAGATGGTTATTAATGCCTTAAACAGTGGTGCCGATATGTACATGGCTGACTTTGAAGATTCTCTTTCTCCTACTTGGAAAAGTATTGTTGAGGGCCAAATAAACCTCTTAGAAGCCAACAGGAAAACAATCAGTTTTATTAATCCAGATG GCTCAGAGCGACGTTTGAAGGAGAAGACAGCCTGTTTATTAGTCCGTGTGCGAGGCTGGCATCTTGATGAGAAACACATCCTTTGCGATGGTGAGCCTATGGCTGGTGCACTTGTGGACTTTGGTTTGTACTTCTTTCATAATGTCCACATAAGACTTGCTCAAGGCTCTGCACCTTACTACTATCTTCCAAAAATGGAGACTCACCAGGAAACAAGACTCTGGAATGACGTGTTTAAGTCAGCTCAAGATTACATGAAAGTGCCCCAAG GAACAATTCGTGCTACAGTGATGGTGGAAACCTTGCTTGCAGGAGTCAATTTGGAGGAGATGCTCTATGAGATCAAGGAGCACTGCTGTGGAATGAATGCTGGTAGATGGGATTACATATTTTCAGCAATCAAGAGGTTGTCAAGGAGACCAGATAGTGTACTTCCTGATCGTAACATG GTAACAATGACTGTACCATTCATGCGAGCTTATACAGAACGTCTTGTTCAAGTCTGTCATCAGCATGGTGCCCATGCCATGGGTGGGATGGCAGCGTTTATTCCAAGTCGAAAAGATGAAAATGTGAACAAGGTGGCCTTTGAGAAGGTTCGTCAAGATAAAGAAAGAGAAGTTGCTGATGGCTTTGATGGAACTTGGGTTGCACATCCTGATCTTGTGTCCTTTGCAAAGGAAATTTTTATGAAG GGTTTGCGTGGTGCCAGTCATCAAAAGCACCGCCTACGTGAGGAGGTTAATGTGAAGGCTGAAGAAATCCTCTCTGTCTCTGTACCAGGGGGTAAAATCACAGAGGAAGGAGTGAGAGTCAACATCAATGTTGCCCTGCAGTATCTTAACAGTTGGCTTTTg GGTGTTGGAGCAGCAGCTATTCATAACCTAATGGAAGATGCAGCTACAGCAGAAATTTCAAGAGCTCAGCTGTGGCAGTGGCTAAGGCATGGTGTACGGTTGGAGGATGGGCGTGCATTTACTCCTGCACTTTACAAGACAATACACAAAGAAGAACTTGAGAAGCTCGGAGGAACATCCAAAGGTCGTTTGGGACAGGCTTCTCAGCTTGTGGACAAGTTGGTCCTATCTGATGAATTTGAAGAGTTTCTGACAATTCCTGCCTATGAAATGTTGGATAATCCACATGCAAAGCTGTAG
- the LOC136911806 gene encoding carbohydrate deacetylase-like — MAEEDPWHKQLVVNADDFGYCDQRNRGIVESFQNGVVSSASLLANAVKASDGVKLSRHYGIPLGLHLNLTEGSPIKQKCSSLTSENGFFKGKFGFREALMRGEIDLKEVKQEIQAQLHWFEDTVGFLPTHIDGHQHVHIIPQVCKILAVVMKNAGIYWTRIPIERNFDGCAWIEEPRRSFYKSVMSQANDAKQVFSSHGVRFSDYFIGLSTMGKDMTFNRIKQLLDLVYNEKNQDKITAHHNSTCELMVHPGYKSIIGCGGCGEGPDVFACSAEREHELCILKGSDLKDYLRTNNIQLHSFKSLV; from the exons ATGGCGGAGGAAGATCCTTGGCACAAGCAGTTGGTTGTAAACGCTGATGACTTTGGCTATTGTGATCAAAGGAATCGTGGAATAGTAgagtcatttcaaaatggagTTGTTTCAAGTGCTTCCCTCCTTGCCAATGCTGTTAAGGCATCAGATGGTGTAAAGTTATCAAGACATTATGGAATTCCATTGGGACTTCACCTCAACCTTACAGAGGGAAGTCCTATTAAACAAAAATGTAGCTCTCTTACTTCGGAAAATGGTTTCTTTAAGGGCAAGTTTGGGTTCAGAGAAGCCCTGATGAGAGGAGAAATAGATTTGAAGGAG GTTAAACAGGAAATACAGGCACAATTGCATTGGTTTGAAGACACTGTTGGATTTTTGCCCACACACATAGATGGACATCAACATGTTCACATTATTCCACAAGTGTGCAAGATTCTGGCCGTGGTTATGAAAAATGCTGGGATTTATTGGACAAGAATACCAATTGAAAGAAACTTTGATGGTTGTGCTTGGATAGAAGAACCAAGAAGAAGTTTCTACAAGTCTGTTATGTCACAAGCTAATGATGCAAAGCAAGTTTTTTCCTCTCATGGAGTAAG GTTTTCAGATTACTTTATTGGGCTCAGTACAATGGGTAAAGACATGACATTTAACAGAATCAAGCAACTTTTGGATTTGGTGtacaatgaaaaaaatcaagacaaaATCACAGCACACCACAACAGTACATGTGAGCTAATGGTACATCCTGGTTATAAAAGTATTATTGGATGTGGTGGGTGTGGTGAAGGACCTGATGTGTTTGCCTGCTCTGCTGAGAGGGAGCACGAATTGTGTATCCTAAAAGGATCTGATCTCAAAGATTACCTCAGAACTAACAACATTCAATTGCATTCATTTAAAAGTTTGGTGTAA
- the LOC136911807 gene encoding protein GUCD1-like isoform X1, which yields MVIICKAFKRKIRGKNLKIELPHIKQRTDWDCGLACCLMVLKKIFGKKFDDAKYEKICATRNFGTSVWTIDIASIFTEFKLDYVFYTLTLGVDPSYEGNSFYKRTFNVDEMRVNSLFTVAPYLGLKVEKRSISLEEIISKLIKGYIAIVLVNSNALVCNWCEVFTPNKLRILADCLCPSSPREYCGHYIVLCGFDAAKRSVYYKNPSFNEDLCCTKFDMFESARHSYGTDDDIIFIKLEDHTQSK from the exons ATGGTGATAATTTGCAAGGCTTTCAAAAGAAAGATAAGAGGGAAAAACCTCAAG ATAGAACTTCCCCACATTAAACAGAGAACAGATTGGGATTGCGGACTGGCTTGTTGTTTGAtggttttaaagaaaattttcgGAAAAAAGTTTGACGACGCAAAATATGAAAAGATTTGTGCTACGAGAAATTTTGGAACGAGCGTTTGGACCATCGATATTGCCAGCATATTTACTGAATTTAAACTTGATTATGTGTTCTATACATTGACTCTAGGAGTCGACCCCAGCTACGAGGGAAATTCATTTTATAAGCGAACGTTCAATGTGGACGAAATGAGAGTCAATAGTTTATTTACAGTGGCGCCATATTTAGGATTGAAAGTGGAAAAAAG gagCATCTCATTGGAGGAGATAATTTCAAAACTAATTAAGGGTTACATTGCTATTGTCCTGGTCAACTCCAATGCTTTGGTTTGTAACTGGTGTGAAGTATTTACTCCAAACAAGCTAAGAATTCTTGCAGACTGTCTATGTCCATCATCTCCTAGAGAGTACTGTGGGCACTATATTGTCCTGTGTGGATTTGATGCAGCCAAGAGATCTGTTTACTATAAGAATCCATCATTTAATGAAGACCTTTGTTGCACAAAATTTGACATGTTTGAATCTGCAAGGCACAGTTATGGAACAGATGATGACATTATATTTATTAAACTGGAAGATCATACACAGAGCAAATAG
- the LOC136911807 gene encoding protein GUCD1-like isoform X2, whose translation MDWIELPHIKQRTDWDCGLACCLMVLKKIFGKKFDDAKYEKICATRNFGTSVWTIDIASIFTEFKLDYVFYTLTLGVDPSYEGNSFYKRTFNVDEMRVNSLFTVAPYLGLKVEKRSISLEEIISKLIKGYIAIVLVNSNALVCNWCEVFTPNKLRILADCLCPSSPREYCGHYIVLCGFDAAKRSVYYKNPSFNEDLCCTKFDMFESARHSYGTDDDIIFIKLEDHTQSK comes from the exons ATGGACTGG ATAGAACTTCCCCACATTAAACAGAGAACAGATTGGGATTGCGGACTGGCTTGTTGTTTGAtggttttaaagaaaattttcgGAAAAAAGTTTGACGACGCAAAATATGAAAAGATTTGTGCTACGAGAAATTTTGGAACGAGCGTTTGGACCATCGATATTGCCAGCATATTTACTGAATTTAAACTTGATTATGTGTTCTATACATTGACTCTAGGAGTCGACCCCAGCTACGAGGGAAATTCATTTTATAAGCGAACGTTCAATGTGGACGAAATGAGAGTCAATAGTTTATTTACAGTGGCGCCATATTTAGGATTGAAAGTGGAAAAAAG gagCATCTCATTGGAGGAGATAATTTCAAAACTAATTAAGGGTTACATTGCTATTGTCCTGGTCAACTCCAATGCTTTGGTTTGTAACTGGTGTGAAGTATTTACTCCAAACAAGCTAAGAATTCTTGCAGACTGTCTATGTCCATCATCTCCTAGAGAGTACTGTGGGCACTATATTGTCCTGTGTGGATTTGATGCAGCCAAGAGATCTGTTTACTATAAGAATCCATCATTTAATGAAGACCTTTGTTGCACAAAATTTGACATGTTTGAATCTGCAAGGCACAGTTATGGAACAGATGATGACATTATATTTATTAAACTGGAAGATCATACACAGAGCAAATAG